The following are encoded in a window of Pseudalgibacter alginicilyticus genomic DNA:
- a CDS encoding patatin-like phospholipase family protein gives MRALVISGGGSKGAFAGGVAQYLIEEMERDYQLFLGTSTGSLLVSHLALRKIEKIKAVYTNVNNDSVFSVCPFVIKKRYGTQNIAIKHLSVILNFIRGSKTFGESHHLRRLIKETISESDFIDLKKSKKDIVVTVSNLSLNQVEYKSLKDFSYEDFCDWVWISCNYTPFMSLVKKEGCEYADGGMGNMVPIEEAIRRGATEVDAIILQTEINQLNRMPTKNPFSLITNMFGFMLDRIESQNIKIAKFVASHNDAIINFYYTPTILTTNSLIFDKEKMTEWWQSGYNFAKFKNKDISQLER, from the coding sequence ATGAGGGCATTGGTAATTTCAGGAGGGGGTAGTAAAGGTGCATTTGCTGGAGGAGTAGCTCAATATCTTATTGAGGAAATGGAACGAGATTATCAATTGTTTTTAGGAACTTCAACGGGTAGTTTATTGGTATCTCATTTGGCATTGCGTAAAATTGAAAAGATAAAAGCAGTTTATACCAATGTTAATAATGATAGTGTTTTTAGCGTATGTCCTTTTGTTATAAAAAAAAGATATGGTACTCAAAATATTGCCATAAAGCATTTAAGCGTCATTCTTAATTTTATTAGAGGGAGTAAAACATTTGGTGAAAGTCATCATTTAAGACGATTAATAAAAGAAACAATTTCTGAAAGTGATTTTATTGACTTGAAAAAATCAAAGAAAGATATTGTTGTTACGGTATCAAATTTATCTCTCAATCAGGTAGAATATAAGTCACTAAAAGATTTTAGTTATGAGGATTTTTGTGATTGGGTTTGGATTTCTTGTAATTATACGCCGTTTATGTCTTTAGTAAAAAAGGAGGGCTGTGAATATGCCGATGGAGGCATGGGGAATATGGTGCCAATTGAAGAAGCTATTCGTCGTGGCGCAACAGAAGTTGATGCTATTATTTTGCAAACGGAAATCAACCAGTTGAATAGAATGCCTACTAAAAATCCATTTTCTTTAATAACCAATATGTTTGGGTTTATGTTAGATCGTATTGAATCTCAAAATATAAAAATTGCAAAATTTGTAGCCTCACATAATGATGCTATTATAAATTTTTATTACACACCTACCATATTAACAACAAACTCCCTTATATTCGATAAAGAAAAAATGACTGAATGGTGGCAAAGTGGTTATAACTTTGCTAAATTTAAAAATAAAGATATTAGTCAATTAGAGCGTTAA
- a CDS encoding HAEPLYID family protein: MKIKTSMMLIILLASSTYSIAQITKTEKDSIYIQQIEDHKEPDKVLHAEPLYIDLIRDLGARKGEKEWNLGLGLTDNLNFDAYEALIEYEWAPIDRLGLEVELPFTFYAPQSGIDRDLIPSNSLNSIKIATQWSFFISEPMATSMALGYINEFELSNFRDFGSPLLKGNIYNPFFVIAKRWGNNFHSLIYTGPMIEQNFSANTFHTTYDINTSFHYMISGTRNFIGIEFNKTMDNGDFDMTIRPQMRVGVTDNLLIGIVAGIPVSRENERFSSFLRLIWEPKHKHKHK, encoded by the coding sequence ATGAAAATAAAAACATCAATGATGCTTATAATTTTATTAGCATCTTCAACATATTCAATCGCACAAATTACAAAAACTGAAAAAGACAGTATTTATATTCAACAAATAGAAGACCACAAAGAACCGGACAAAGTTTTACACGCAGAACCACTCTATATAGACCTCATTCGAGATTTGGGAGCGCGAAAAGGAGAAAAAGAATGGAATTTAGGTTTAGGTTTGACAGATAATCTGAATTTTGATGCTTATGAAGCATTAATTGAATATGAATGGGCGCCTATTGACAGACTTGGCTTAGAAGTTGAATTGCCTTTTACTTTTTATGCGCCACAAAGTGGAATTGATAGAGATTTAATACCTTCGAATAGTCTAAATAGCATCAAAATAGCTACACAATGGTCATTCTTTATTAGTGAACCTATGGCAACTTCTATGGCGCTTGGATATATCAACGAGTTTGAACTTTCAAACTTTAGGGATTTTGGAAGCCCACTCTTAAAAGGAAATATTTATAACCCATTTTTTGTAATTGCAAAACGTTGGGGTAACAACTTTCATTCTTTGATTTATACAGGGCCAATGATTGAACAGAATTTTAGTGCCAATACCTTCCATACCACCTATGACATCAATACAAGTTTTCATTATATGATATCAGGTACGCGAAACTTTATAGGTATTGAATTCAATAAAACAATGGACAATGGCGACTTTGACATGACCATACGACCTCAAATGAGAGTTGGAGTTACTGACAACTTGCTAATTGGAATTGTAGCAGGAATTCCTGTGAGTAGAGAAAATGAAAGATTCAGCTCCTTTTTAAGACTCATATGGGAACCGAAACACAAACATAAACATAAATAA
- a CDS encoding ATP-dependent helicase — protein sequence MEKYLSQLNEAQLEPTIQKEGPMIIIAGAGSGKTRVLTYRIAYLMSEGIDPFNILSLTFTNKAAREMKERIATIVGASEAKNLWMGTFHSVFAKILRIEADKLGYPSNFTIYDTQDSDRLIASIIKEMSLDKDIYKYKQVRSRISSYKNSLITVRAYFQNPELKEADAMARRPRMGDIYKEYVERCFKAGAMDFDDLLLKTNELLTRYPEVLMKYQNRFKYILVDEYQDTNHSQYLIVRALSDKFQNICVVGDDAQSIYAFRGANINNILNFQKDYDDVKVFRLEQNYRSTKNIVNAANSIIDKNQTKLDKVVWTANDEGAKIKVNRSLTDGDEGRYVASTIWETKMNHQLPNSDFAILYRTNAQSRSIEDALRKRDIPYRIYGGLSFYQRKEIKDVLSYLRLIINPADEEALKRIINFPPRGIGQTTVDRLIVAANGYKRSIFEVMKHIDKTEVNVNSGTKNKLKNFVTLIESFQVLNQTADVFELAEYVTRTSGLITEFKKDATPEGVTRMENIEELLNGMKDFVEGQKEIADTTGNLAEFLEDVALATDLDADKGDTDHVALMTIHLAKGLEFPYVFIVGLEEDLFPSAMSMNTRSELEEERRLFYVALTRAEKQAYLTYALSRYRWGKLVDSDPSRFIEEIDEQYLDIVTPIEERRFNPMLSADIFGDAEHTDVNPNKIRYKPAKQPVFKKGHTAKKEPQKFQVTTPKNLKPVAKTNSSETTNLFDSKLVVGNTVKHIRFGTGEVLKIEGTGTDTKAEIKFQHGGVKKLLLRFAKLEVVG from the coding sequence TTGGAGAAGTATTTAAGTCAGTTAAACGAAGCGCAATTAGAACCCACCATTCAAAAGGAAGGCCCTATGATTATCATTGCTGGTGCAGGTTCAGGAAAAACCCGTGTGCTAACGTATCGCATTGCCTATTTAATGAGTGAGGGTATTGACCCTTTTAATATTTTATCGCTAACCTTTACTAATAAGGCCGCGCGCGAAATGAAAGAACGTATTGCAACCATAGTTGGAGCAAGTGAAGCTAAGAATTTGTGGATGGGAACTTTTCACTCCGTTTTTGCTAAAATTTTGCGGATTGAAGCAGATAAGTTAGGCTATCCAAGTAATTTTACTATTTATGATACTCAAGATTCTGATAGATTGATAGCATCTATTATTAAAGAAATGAGTCTTGATAAAGATATTTATAAATACAAGCAAGTACGTTCCAGAATTTCATCATATAAAAATAGCTTAATAACGGTGCGAGCTTACTTTCAAAATCCAGAATTGAAGGAAGCAGATGCAATGGCAAGACGTCCTCGCATGGGCGATATTTATAAAGAATATGTCGAGCGTTGTTTTAAAGCCGGAGCAATGGATTTTGATGATTTACTTTTAAAAACCAATGAGTTGTTAACGCGGTATCCAGAGGTTTTAATGAAATATCAAAACCGATTTAAATATATTTTGGTAGACGAGTATCAAGATACCAACCATTCACAATATTTAATTGTAAGGGCATTATCAGATAAGTTTCAAAATATTTGCGTTGTTGGTGATGATGCGCAAAGTATTTACGCTTTTCGTGGAGCAAATATTAACAATATCCTCAATTTTCAGAAAGATTATGACGATGTAAAAGTATTTCGTTTAGAACAAAATTACCGTTCTACTAAAAATATTGTAAATGCAGCCAATTCTATTATTGATAAAAATCAAACGAAATTAGACAAAGTAGTTTGGACAGCGAATGATGAAGGGGCTAAAATAAAAGTAAACCGCTCATTAACTGATGGAGATGAAGGGCGTTATGTAGCAAGTACCATTTGGGAAACCAAGATGAACCATCAGTTGCCAAATAGCGATTTTGCCATTTTATACCGTACCAATGCTCAATCACGTTCTATTGAAGATGCTTTAAGAAAACGCGATATTCCTTATAGAATTTATGGAGGGCTTTCTTTTTATCAACGAAAAGAAATTAAGGACGTACTTTCTTATTTAAGGTTAATTATTAATCCTGCAGATGAGGAAGCTTTAAAGCGTATCATCAATTTTCCCCCTCGTGGTATTGGACAAACAACAGTTGATAGACTGATTGTAGCTGCCAATGGCTATAAGCGTTCTATTTTTGAAGTAATGAAACACATTGACAAAACAGAGGTTAATGTAAATTCAGGCACTAAAAATAAGCTTAAAAATTTTGTAACGCTTATTGAAAGCTTTCAGGTTTTAAATCAAACCGCCGATGTTTTTGAGCTTGCAGAGTATGTTACCAGAACCAGTGGTTTAATTACCGAGTTTAAAAAAGATGCTACCCCTGAAGGGGTTACCAGAATGGAAAATATTGAGGAGCTTTTAAACGGTATGAAAGACTTTGTAGAAGGTCAAAAAGAAATAGCAGATACTACAGGTAATTTGGCGGAATTTTTAGAAGATGTGGCATTGGCAACTGATTTGGATGCCGATAAAGGAGATACAGACCATGTGGCTTTAATGACTATACACTTAGCTAAAGGCTTGGAGTTTCCGTATGTATTTATCGTGGGCTTGGAAGAAGATTTGTTTCCAAGTGCTATGAGTATGAATACGCGCAGTGAGTTGGAGGAGGAAAGGCGTTTGTTTTACGTAGCTTTAACTCGAGCTGAAAAACAAGCCTACCTAACTTATGCTTTGTCAAGGTACCGATGGGGAAAATTGGTAGATTCTGATCCCAGTAGGTTTATTGAAGAAATAGACGAACAGTATCTGGATATAGTAACTCCAATTGAAGAGCGTAGATTTAATCCGATGCTGAGTGCCGATATTTTTGGTGATGCAGAACATACAGATGTAAATCCTAATAAAATAAGATACAAACCAGCAAAACAACCTGTATTTAAAAAAGGTCATACTGCTAAAAAAGAACCCCAAAAATTTCAAGTTACAACCCCCAAAAATTTAAAACCAGTTGCAAAAACCAATAGCAGTGAAACTACCAATTTATTTGATAGTAAATTGGTTGTAGGTAATACGGTTAAACACATTAGGTTTGGAACAGGCGAGGTTTTAAAAATTGAAGGAACGGGTACAGATACTAAAGCAGAAATTAAATTTCAGCATGGAGGAGTTAAAAAGTTGTTATTGCGGTTTGCAAAGTTAGAAGTAGTTGGGTAA
- a CDS encoding FMN-binding glutamate synthase family protein: MDFLLVILSNIAWWGWILIALALVAIRDVFFQKAHTISHNYPIFGHLRYVLEKFGPELRQYLVANNREELPFNRIERGWIYASAKKENNYEGFGTDRDIFEHQHIFINNAMMPFKIDDNHPNVVDQTFLPCAKIIGEFNKRKKPYRPASVINVSAMSFGSLSAKAVESLNKGVQMASAYHNTGEGGLSPYHQNGGDVVFHFGTGYFGVRAEDGGFSMEKMIKLVENNPCIRAIEIKLSQGAKPGKGGVLPGAKITKEIADIRGVRIGIDVLSPPNHRTFSNVPEMVDFIEKIAEATGLPVGIKAAIGKLEQWEELADIMLKTNKGPDFITVDGGEGGTGAAPPSFADHVSLPWVYGFGDLYKLFKNKGLTERIVFIGSGKLGFPAKAAMAFAMGADCINVAREAMMSIGCIQAQVCHTNRCPSGIATQSKWLQNGIDPTLKSVRLAQYFKTFRKELIEITHATGYEHPCQFKMSDIEINVDDHNLSKELSKTYMYEKTEVPFKGMQHLKDCVYLGGSK; this comes from the coding sequence ATGGATTTCTTATTAGTTATTTTATCAAACATCGCTTGGTGGGGCTGGATTTTAATAGCTTTGGCTCTCGTTGCTATACGAGATGTTTTTTTTCAAAAAGCACACACTATTAGCCACAATTATCCCATTTTTGGGCATTTACGATATGTATTGGAAAAATTTGGTCCAGAATTAAGACAATATTTGGTAGCCAACAATAGAGAAGAATTGCCTTTTAATAGAATTGAACGCGGCTGGATCTATGCATCTGCCAAAAAAGAAAATAATTACGAAGGTTTTGGTACCGATAGAGATATTTTTGAACACCAACACATTTTTATTAACAATGCGATGATGCCCTTTAAAATAGATGACAATCATCCGAATGTAGTTGACCAAACATTTTTACCATGTGCTAAAATTATTGGTGAATTCAATAAACGAAAGAAACCTTATCGTCCAGCTTCTGTTATTAATGTTTCAGCTATGAGTTTTGGGTCTTTATCAGCTAAAGCTGTAGAATCACTAAATAAAGGTGTTCAAATGGCAAGCGCTTACCATAATACTGGTGAAGGTGGACTATCACCATATCACCAAAATGGTGGCGATGTCGTTTTTCATTTTGGAACTGGGTATTTTGGAGTTCGCGCTGAAGATGGTGGATTTTCCATGGAAAAAATGATAAAATTAGTTGAAAACAACCCCTGTATTCGAGCTATTGAAATAAAATTATCACAAGGTGCCAAACCGGGAAAAGGTGGTGTTTTACCTGGTGCCAAAATAACTAAAGAAATTGCAGATATTAGAGGGGTTAGAATTGGAATAGATGTATTATCTCCCCCTAATCATCGTACATTTAGTAATGTACCAGAAATGGTTGATTTTATTGAAAAAATTGCTGAGGCTACAGGATTGCCGGTTGGTATTAAAGCAGCCATTGGCAAATTAGAACAATGGGAGGAATTAGCAGATATTATGCTAAAAACCAATAAAGGTCCAGATTTTATAACTGTAGATGGTGGTGAAGGAGGAACGGGCGCTGCTCCTCCAAGTTTTGCTGACCATGTATCACTCCCTTGGGTTTATGGTTTTGGAGATTTATATAAGTTATTTAAAAATAAAGGTTTAACTGAACGCATTGTTTTTATTGGTAGTGGCAAACTTGGATTTCCTGCAAAAGCCGCCATGGCATTTGCTATGGGTGCTGATTGCATTAACGTTGCCAGAGAAGCCATGATGAGTATTGGTTGCATTCAAGCACAAGTGTGCCATACCAATCGTTGCCCGAGTGGTATAGCTACACAAAGCAAATGGTTGCAAAATGGTATTGACCCTACTCTGAAATCAGTTAGGTTAGCACAATATTTTAAAACATTTAGAAAAGAGTTAATAGAAATTACCCATGCCACTGGTTACGAACATCCTTGCCAATTTAAAATGAGTGATATTGAGATTAATGTTGATGACCACAATCTATCTAAAGAACTAAGTAAAACCTACATGTATGAAAAAACAGAGGTTCCCTTTAAGGGTATGCAACATTTAAAAGATTGTGTATATTTGGGTGGTAGTAAATAG
- a CDS encoding patatin-like phospholipase family protein yields the protein MRALVISGGGSKGAYAGGVAEYLMKVKGHKYDIFVGTSTGSLLIPHLAANKIDKIHSVFTNVKQSNIFSVSPFISRKKGDREYVSINFMNSIWQFMKMKRTFGESKALKRYLKKHFTEAEYNFIKTTKEDVVVTVSNLSKNRVEYKSIKDFTYDEFCEWIWISCNYIPFMSLAKVDGFEYADGAFGCVVPIREAIQRGATEIDAVVLESENMEYMKVLGKNPFSLMLNLYGHLLDQVERSDILIGKLAAKNRDVKLNLFYTPSKLTENSLIFNKKLMLSWWKQGYEYAKNRDKQALSNELRIDS from the coding sequence ATGAGAGCATTAGTAATTTCTGGAGGAGGAAGTAAGGGCGCTTATGCAGGCGGTGTTGCGGAATATTTAATGAAAGTTAAGGGACATAAATATGATATATTTGTAGGGACTTCAACAGGCAGTTTGTTAATACCTCATTTAGCTGCCAACAAAATAGACAAAATACATAGTGTGTTTACTAATGTAAAACAAAGTAATATTTTTAGTGTCAGTCCATTTATATCTCGAAAAAAAGGAGATCGGGAATATGTTTCTATAAATTTCATGAATTCTATATGGCAATTTATGAAGATGAAACGAACCTTTGGAGAAAGTAAGGCATTGAAAAGATATTTAAAAAAGCATTTTACTGAAGCAGAATATAATTTTATTAAAACAACCAAAGAAGACGTGGTTGTTACGGTTTCAAATTTATCAAAAAACAGAGTGGAATATAAGTCTATAAAAGATTTTACTTATGATGAGTTTTGTGAATGGATTTGGATATCTTGTAACTATATTCCATTTATGTCATTGGCAAAAGTTGATGGTTTTGAGTATGCTGATGGTGCTTTTGGTTGTGTAGTGCCTATTCGAGAAGCTATTCAGCGTGGGGCTACTGAGATTGATGCCGTTGTTTTAGAGTCTGAAAATATGGAGTATATGAAAGTGTTAGGGAAGAATCCATTTTCTTTAATGCTTAATTTATATGGGCATTTATTGGATCAAGTTGAGCGCAGTGATATTTTAATAGGAAAACTTGCGGCAAAAAACAGAGATGTGAAACTTAATTTGTTCTACACTCCCTCAAAATTAACAGAAAATTCACTAATTTTCAATAAAAAATTAATGCTATCCTGGTGGAAACAAGGTTATGAGTATGCTAAAAATAGAGATAAACAAGCATTATCAAATGAGTTGAGAATTGATTCTTGA